The genome window CAGCCATGTTGCGAGCCGGAGATGACAGGGCACGAATACCTGGCGCCTGGGGTGGCGGACAAGCCACCATACCCGGTCCGCCACCTGTTCCGGACTGATTGCCAGACTCTGCGCCGGCACGGCCCAGCCGGCCGGGCGTCTTCTTGCGGCTTCGAAGAACTCGGTCGCCACCGGGCCGGCCCGAACAACGCTCACCCAAACCCCGCTGCCTCGCAGCTCCCGGTACAGTGATGTTGTGAAAGCATCAAGGAATGCCTTAGTTGCACCGTAGATGCCGATGCCCTGTTCAGGCAGACAGCCGGCGATGGAGCCAATGTTGATTACGTGCCCGGAACCGCGCGACTTCATCGCTGGCAGACAGAGCAGGGTCAGATGAACGGCGGCCTCGACATTGACCCGGAGCATCTCGCGTGCGACGTGCCAGGGCATACGATAGCCGTAACCGTACCAGCCCAGCCCGGCGTTATTGACCAGAACGTCTATCATTCCGTATGACTGCCTAACTTCATCACAGACTCGCTCTCGCTCGGCTTCGAGCGCGAGGTCAGCTGGCACCACAATCACGTCCGCGCCACCGGCCTCGAGGTCGCCGGCAATGGTAGCAAGTCGTTCCTTCCGACGAGCAACCAGCACAACCTTCAGACCACCGGCCGCGAACTTGCGAGCAATCGCCAGCCCAATGCCGGAGGACGCGCCGGTGACGAGCGCAACCCTACCCGTTCCCGGCCAACGCTTCAATCGACCACCGCCCGCAGCCCGACGGTCAATCATAGTATGAATAGTATAGATTGCTTACTAACTGTCAAGCGGCTGGCTGTCGTCTAGTGCCCCAAAGCGGTGTCATGGAGAGACGGTGCGGGAAAGACGCTTGTCTTGAGGAACGTTAACCT of candidate division WOR-3 bacterium contains these proteins:
- a CDS encoding SDR family NAD(P)-dependent oxidoreductase gives rise to the protein MIDRRAAGGGRLKRWPGTGRVALVTGASSGIGLAIARKFAAGGLKVVLVARRKERLATIAGDLEAGGADVIVVPADLALEAERERVCDEVRQSYGMIDVLVNNAGLGWYGYGYRMPWHVAREMLRVNVEAAVHLTLLCLPAMKSRGSGHVINIGSIAGCLPEQGIGIYGATKAFLDAFTTSLYRELRGSGVWVSVVRAGPVATEFFEAARRRPAGWAVPAQSLAISPEQVADRVWWLVRHPRRQVFVPCHLRLATWL